A single window of Selenomonas sputigena DNA harbors:
- a CDS encoding filamentous hemagglutinin N-terminal domain-containing protein — translation MRFMKKQRRARKERGESNPFLLRLQENVRRALLGGVGIVAAGAALVGTSSPASALPQGGEVAAGTADIAKSQAEMAIHQATENAVINWQSFNIAANERVNIYQPNAQAALLNRVLGGNPSEIFGTLTANGRVFLVNPAGVLFAPGAEVDAGAIAASTMNITNADFMAGKYAFVGTPNDGKVINRGTLRAADAGAVALLGKDVVNEGVIVAKKGAAVLTAADAVSLDFTGDGKVAVVPTKAAMKESVTNKGIVEADGGLVFMTAATGDALVSSAVNQEGVVRAASLDGKAGAIRMTANDVRLAAGSVTDVSGAKAGTVEIGGGWQGAGDLAHAENVTVERGASVRADATAADAAGGTVAVWSDGRTKFAGEITARGAGTGAGGAVETSGKKVQITGSVNASSEAGKGGEWLIDPDDIEVKTRAAGDPEAGSQADVQTVTNSLNSGTSVTIQTANLTGNNDNFIKVQDAINKTAGGDATLSLKATGNISINANITSTAGALHLDVLSDTNHRAGGNISVADGVQIKTRGGNVKLGGGLTENGIGFANSPNTGVSGIDLGSATISTTSLSGADGSIEMAGSTTTGAAGVKLAGTQIAVGGGKVTIVGKSESGKGIDISGTSNIVANNVDLRTDSIALDGTITGTGIVGNTAQIRTLTEGKTINFGTGSGGLDLAGDTFTSGGKIRKFGRNIVGDENQKADITVNGVTADRDLYIYTGAGKLTVSGAVTVSPSRTLTLASKNAIEGAGVLTADSLLLEAYEAKVNLTGANLLGKLDGKAKEIVLKNATNFTIGEEVGFATTTGGADIDVTGDLTVGAYGFTNGAGAMKLKASGTLKLDANAEVKSTGAAATSLEANTVEFASASKVSTAGGTIDVKTDALTLPTGAQGTLSSANGKVTVETKTAGKTIAVGSSSADVHMNDLDFINSGTGEVHLGNASTGNVEIGTADVKAPLTVESGATLKFSGTLSNTGNKNTTFKANAVDFAAGANLAAGAGTMKMVTDSVTNWSNVTFADSNAKGTFAIQPKTAGNFTVGGSSALVSDAGLGKLKAGNFYNVAIGTKDNVGTATIAGIASGNLPKYTSILTKGKINVTGAVVGTSADTLALHADAPGATLGDGLSQSAPLEVGNLLLLGKGSMDLSTQANKIENIAADMADGDLKLKNRTNMKVAVVENRTVTPKVNVDGLKTKSTEIKMDGGKKLTVAGNLTSTNDTKIEADDLDLGNNKVNVGKKLTLEKATKSQTINVGTGTGDWNINNANYGDIKIGGASQTGNINIKGATFKKPSDIETTGDVTLTGATKAGADGKSDMKIKAHAATLPTAGDTLAVKNLELDLSGGIDLGLGKINGDKDGKVTAKGASASQDIYISDNAADAPSTEFRIAYRTINNTLDGFGGFDVAGEKHVYFYGGAVKKSINAAGKLGVEVRDNLTIEGKGTKLKIGADPTQAGHDPASVITGGFTVKQGKTVHVKGVDGTSKENGAEINIQTAGNIHLEQGARLKVEGNYAQATLNARNGDVVLNEDAKVQVAPGSTPVWVDVTGKKLQLDARAQLDSGTDTVGALRVHTDEIVTPTADDNTTNIVGKSGLVITRKTAGDLTLNNASTGAGLHVTSDQLNGKLFGKDFSELVLGDNRSQTVTIDGLEANNRVVVKTAETGKTVIGAGGLKVGTDGSGKDYKVTLTTGEIENSGGAGIMNIGEGSTLNLYTNNITNLAAHGSSPSVTGTGTLGIGTYNGSKTIGLGDGATGDLQLTNNKFTQVFGPNFSHYAIGNGTQGTINVKNSSLGKDVTLQADNINFAGDMTLAAGKTLVVNAKTAANQTAGKIKAANLAAVGGNIALEQANEIGTLAADALSVKVKSDALTIGEITTPAGASVPSRTITGVKAGESGGTAGDVVLSADAMTFTEGVEGKGNLTVQQANAATNLNVGATGTGLTLPANLFGGNKIKDGFKHVYLGREDATGATNVGGNLNFVDPTTIRSGATAGSMTVDGSANIRTNGNDFALESKNLTTAAGSNVDTGTGALTLKTDAIDLNGKMKGKKALNILPISHDRDIKLGGEVNDSAKLSLLDKYFNGNNRQFWEYEIINIGDRGGGGRLYQSGTIDMPFTVNIQQAITSGQGGVNLSGSIKTHGRDYTVASREVNLDDAHINADGADRDHDGNVAIQADKLNTANGSTITGHGDVSFDTYTPGKTLNFGTPGAGGSASDPTFPSDIFSGTGLLQKNPDGKGFRKIRIGGTNAGDIKVGNVDLPEGLADAVSIKTNKDITSTGVLKSVPTLEVDAHNVNLTGPNEIKNLGNITSATGVSVETKGGTNVTGVIKGNNAAINIKNKDGGNVTIAPGGQIVGTGTSDVLIEAKGGAFKNKGGANAIKTDPGQRYVVHTEDSVENEIDGLVFQFRRYGTDYTARGSVTIPAGQNAMFYRYQPELKLYSTRAYGDDNSAFFNSTAGFYIQDDGNEKRRALDKAEVDYIRDHVGDSNTHSFGTTDQTNVNADIHTADGTVTNAANDVTMRAGARTYGSASTIPNETITYTGHNDLNYKITVDYRIVPREVTVTGKTETVDYNGNPHNYTGMNGVTFTNFANSQTAATPGLLSGAVSYTPIADATKTTGYAQGAVHAGEYSVDLKNSTLSATNYKFKYVPGKLTIKPIDIHFTAPSGERIYGTSNDSVTMTSSTTHTGTLLSGDSFAKYTVTATDGTNDVTERTGVGTYTMTLKGAALAAGSRSLATDYHITSDPGTLTIKKRALTVTAGDKSRAYGDANATAGYINNTAKVNVAAATATAGLVNGDAIDDVTETIDPTATVTTNAGTAGLWTKASAAHFSSGTANNYNITYVDGHFNITKRALTLVAGDKSRIYGTANTTAGYVNGTGLFRVKAGTNLVNGDTVSTVTETIDSRATVTTDAGTAGLKTKIANAVFGTGNAANYDISYEDGGFAITPRDLTLRAGSKTRIYGTENSTAVYTGGTSKFRADAATATTGLVHGDAVADVDESTDALVTTNAGTAGLKTQIANARLMGNRKASNYNIHYVDGGFAITKRDLYIQAGDKSRAYGAANSLAHYVNGTSRINVRQTDATTGLVNGDAISSITETIDPLATVTTDAGTPHLWTRVSDAQFGSGFASNYVIHHADGSFAIVPREVLVTAGSASRDYGEPNPVVTEYTVERGDFMSERGLLAGDNLTGVTTYYDAAITPQTASGLHAGVIHVDPASVNAGYQGATALSNYRFSYAPGTLKIHLRGFDMSTPEGRAVTTGSITASQIVANLSHGHMGGVSAMSGGIGGTSASGSSVGGTSVGGGAGSIGGTTGGGASSFGGTSASGGSAGGFGGTGGVGGKTVGASNGGGTSTSAGSSTSAGSSANTGSSNTSAGIGSVVGVSSAEQLHDTSFADGIAVDMPKDLAATSWQSRVVVASGGASEAHDYVEGADGSFGFDLAKTRGNYGIHDEIPGGTAEAIPVLFTDGGSRDLDGIYSVNYGAGKLAIKPASKKVEIPDPKEIRSSAEKALSFLYQTQNGAFQVTFGNGIVTLYPKDDAALNIVVGKEKKAERAVLASGLLTAIEDLGVTPVEIRAVYIFKELDESAE, via the coding sequence ATGCGCTTCATGAAAAAGCAGCGCCGCGCGAGGAAAGAGCGCGGCGAGAGCAATCCCTTCCTGCTGCGCCTGCAGGAGAACGTGCGCCGTGCCCTCTTGGGCGGCGTCGGCATCGTGGCGGCGGGCGCAGCCCTCGTTGGCACAAGCAGCCCTGCCAGCGCCTTGCCGCAGGGCGGTGAAGTCGCGGCGGGCACTGCCGACATCGCCAAGAGTCAGGCGGAGATGGCGATTCATCAGGCGACTGAGAACGCCGTCATCAACTGGCAGAGCTTCAACATCGCGGCAAACGAGCGCGTCAATATCTATCAGCCGAATGCGCAGGCAGCTCTGCTGAACCGTGTGCTCGGGGGGAATCCCTCCGAGATCTTCGGCACGCTTACGGCGAATGGGCGCGTCTTCCTCGTCAACCCGGCGGGCGTCCTTTTTGCGCCCGGCGCCGAGGTCGATGCGGGCGCGATCGCAGCCTCGACGATGAACATTACGAACGCTGATTTCATGGCGGGCAAGTATGCCTTCGTCGGTACGCCGAATGACGGCAAGGTCATCAATCGCGGCACGCTTCGTGCGGCGGATGCGGGCGCAGTCGCGCTTCTCGGCAAGGATGTCGTCAATGAAGGCGTCATCGTCGCAAAGAAGGGCGCGGCGGTGCTCACGGCGGCAGACGCCGTATCGCTCGACTTCACGGGCGACGGCAAGGTTGCGGTCGTACCGACGAAAGCGGCGATGAAAGAGAGCGTCACGAACAAAGGCATCGTCGAAGCGGATGGCGGACTCGTCTTCATGACAGCGGCGACGGGCGACGCGCTCGTTTCCTCTGCTGTCAATCAGGAGGGCGTCGTGCGTGCCGCGAGCCTTGACGGCAAGGCGGGCGCGATCCGCATGACGGCGAACGACGTGCGCCTTGCGGCGGGCAGCGTGACGGACGTGAGCGGCGCGAAGGCCGGCACGGTTGAGATCGGCGGCGGCTGGCAGGGCGCGGGCGATCTCGCGCACGCCGAGAATGTCACGGTTGAGCGCGGCGCATCTGTGCGTGCCGATGCGACGGCAGCGGATGCCGCGGGCGGCACGGTCGCCGTCTGGTCGGACGGCAGGACGAAGTTCGCGGGCGAGATCACGGCACGCGGTGCAGGTACGGGCGCGGGCGGCGCCGTCGAGACCTCGGGCAAGAAGGTGCAGATCACAGGAAGCGTCAATGCTTCGTCCGAAGCGGGCAAGGGCGGCGAATGGCTGATCGATCCCGACGACATTGAGGTCAAGACGCGTGCGGCGGGCGATCCTGAAGCCGGCTCTCAGGCGGATGTACAGACCGTCACCAATTCGCTGAACAGCGGTACATCTGTAACCATCCAGACGGCGAACCTCACGGGCAACAATGATAACTTCATCAAGGTGCAGGACGCGATCAATAAGACGGCGGGCGGCGATGCGACGCTCTCGCTCAAGGCGACGGGCAACATCAGCATCAATGCCAATATCACCTCGACGGCGGGCGCGCTCCATCTCGACGTCCTCTCCGATACGAACCACCGTGCGGGCGGCAATATCAGCGTGGCAGACGGCGTGCAGATCAAGACGCGCGGCGGCAATGTCAAGCTCGGCGGCGGTCTTACTGAGAACGGCATAGGCTTTGCGAACTCGCCGAATACAGGCGTCTCCGGCATCGATCTCGGCAGCGCCACGATCAGCACAACCTCTTTGAGCGGCGCGGACGGCAGTATCGAGATGGCGGGCAGCACGACGACGGGGGCGGCGGGCGTCAAGCTCGCGGGCACGCAGATTGCTGTGGGCGGGGGCAAGGTCACGATCGTCGGCAAGTCCGAGAGTGGCAAGGGCATTGACATCAGCGGCACATCGAACATTGTGGCGAACAATGTCGACCTGCGCACGGATTCGATTGCACTGGACGGCACGATCACGGGGACCGGCATCGTCGGAAACACAGCGCAGATCCGGACGCTCACGGAGGGCAAGACCATCAACTTCGGCACGGGTTCGGGCGGGCTTGACCTTGCGGGCGATACCTTTACGAGCGGGGGCAAGATACGGAAGTTCGGCCGGAACATTGTCGGCGACGAAAATCAGAAGGCGGATATCACGGTGAATGGCGTGACGGCAGACCGCGACCTCTATATCTACACGGGCGCGGGCAAGCTGACGGTCAGTGGCGCAGTCACGGTCTCGCCGAGTCGTACACTGACGCTTGCCTCGAAGAACGCCATCGAAGGCGCGGGCGTCCTCACGGCGGACTCGCTCCTGCTCGAAGCGTATGAGGCGAAGGTCAATCTCACGGGCGCAAATCTCCTCGGCAAGCTCGACGGCAAGGCGAAGGAGATTGTGCTCAAGAACGCCACGAATTTCACAATCGGCGAAGAAGTGGGCTTTGCCACGACAACGGGCGGCGCGGATATCGACGTCACGGGCGATTTGACCGTTGGCGCGTACGGCTTCACGAACGGCGCGGGCGCGATGAAGCTCAAGGCGAGCGGCACGCTCAAGCTCGATGCGAATGCCGAGGTCAAATCGACGGGCGCGGCGGCGACATCGCTCGAAGCAAATACTGTTGAATTTGCTTCGGCGAGCAAGGTATCGACAGCAGGCGGCACGATTGATGTCAAGACGGATGCGCTGACGCTCCCGACGGGTGCGCAGGGCACTCTTTCGAGTGCAAACGGAAAGGTCACGGTTGAGACGAAAACCGCGGGCAAGACGATCGCCGTCGGTTCTTCGAGTGCCGATGTTCACATGAATGACCTCGATTTCATCAACTCCGGCACGGGCGAAGTCCATCTGGGCAATGCGTCTACGGGCAACGTCGAGATCGGCACAGCCGACGTCAAAGCACCGCTGACGGTCGAGTCGGGCGCAACGCTCAAGTTCTCGGGAACGCTCTCGAATACGGGCAATAAGAACACGACGTTCAAGGCGAACGCCGTGGACTTTGCTGCGGGCGCAAACCTCGCGGCGGGCGCGGGCACGATGAAGATGGTGACGGACAGCGTCACGAACTGGAGCAATGTCACGTTTGCCGACAGCAATGCGAAGGGCACGTTTGCCATTCAGCCCAAGACGGCGGGCAATTTCACCGTCGGCGGATCGAGCGCACTCGTCTCGGATGCAGGTCTCGGCAAGCTCAAGGCGGGCAATTTCTACAACGTCGCCATCGGCACGAAGGACAATGTCGGCACGGCGACCATCGCGGGCATCGCGAGCGGCAATCTGCCCAAGTATACGAGCATCCTAACGAAGGGCAAGATCAACGTTACGGGCGCAGTCGTCGGCACATCTGCCGATACGCTCGCGCTCCATGCCGATGCGCCGGGCGCGACGCTAGGCGACGGTCTTTCCCAGAGTGCGCCCCTCGAAGTCGGTAACTTGCTGCTTCTCGGCAAAGGCTCGATGGATCTCAGCACGCAGGCGAACAAGATTGAAAACATCGCCGCCGATATGGCGGACGGCGACCTCAAGCTCAAGAACCGGACGAACATGAAGGTCGCTGTCGTTGAGAATCGTACCGTCACGCCGAAGGTGAACGTCGACGGACTCAAGACGAAGTCGACGGAAATCAAGATGGATGGCGGCAAGAAGCTCACCGTCGCGGGCAATCTGACATCCACGAACGACACGAAGATCGAAGCCGACGATCTCGACCTCGGAAATAACAAGGTCAACGTCGGCAAGAAGCTCACGCTCGAAAAGGCGACGAAGTCGCAGACCATCAACGTCGGCACGGGCACGGGCGACTGGAACATCAACAACGCGAATTACGGCGACATCAAGATCGGCGGCGCATCGCAGACAGGCAACATCAATATCAAGGGTGCGACGTTCAAGAAGCCGTCGGATATTGAGACCACGGGCGACGTCACGCTGACGGGCGCGACGAAGGCGGGCGCGGACGGCAAGTCCGACATGAAGATCAAGGCGCATGCGGCGACTCTGCCGACAGCAGGTGATACGCTCGCCGTCAAGAATCTGGAGCTCGACCTCTCGGGCGGCATCGATCTCGGCCTTGGCAAGATCAACGGCGATAAGGACGGCAAGGTCACGGCGAAGGGCGCATCGGCGAGTCAGGACATCTATATCAGTGACAATGCTGCAGACGCTCCTTCCACGGAGTTCCGCATTGCCTATCGCACGATCAACAATACGCTCGATGGCTTCGGCGGCTTCGACGTCGCGGGCGAGAAGCATGTCTACTTCTACGGCGGCGCAGTCAAGAAGTCCATCAATGCGGCGGGCAAGCTCGGCGTCGAGGTGCGCGACAATCTCACCATCGAGGGCAAGGGTACGAAGCTCAAGATCGGTGCAGATCCGACGCAGGCGGGGCATGATCCCGCATCGGTCATCACGGGCGGCTTCACCGTCAAGCAGGGCAAGACTGTCCATGTGAAAGGCGTCGACGGGACGAGCAAGGAAAACGGCGCAGAGATCAATATCCAAACGGCGGGCAACATCCATCTCGAGCAGGGAGCTAGACTGAAGGTCGAGGGCAACTATGCACAGGCGACGCTCAATGCACGAAACGGCGACGTCGTGCTGAACGAGGATGCCAAGGTGCAGGTCGCTCCCGGCTCCACACCCGTCTGGGTCGATGTCACGGGCAAAAAGCTGCAGCTCGACGCACGCGCTCAGCTCGACTCGGGCACCGATACCGTCGGCGCTCTGCGCGTGCATACGGATGAGATCGTCACGCCGACAGCGGACGACAATACGACGAACATCGTCGGCAAGAGCGGTCTCGTCATCACGCGCAAGACGGCGGGCGATTTGACGCTCAACAACGCTTCTACGGGCGCAGGGCTTCATGTCACGAGCGACCAGCTCAACGGCAAGCTCTTTGGCAAAGATTTCAGCGAATTGGTTCTCGGCGACAATCGCAGCCAGACGGTCACGATCGACGGACTTGAAGCGAACAACCGCGTCGTCGTCAAGACAGCGGAGACGGGCAAGACGGTCATCGGCGCGGGCGGACTCAAGGTCGGCACGGACGGCTCCGGCAAGGACTACAAAGTGACGCTGACCACGGGTGAGATCGAGAACTCGGGCGGCGCGGGCATCATGAACATCGGCGAGGGCAGCACGCTGAACCTCTATACGAACAATATCACGAACCTCGCAGCGCACGGGAGCAGTCCGTCCGTCACGGGCACGGGCACACTCGGCATCGGAACGTACAACGGCTCGAAGACCATCGGGCTTGGCGACGGTGCGACGGGCGACCTGCAGTTGACGAACAATAAGTTCACACAGGTATTCGGCCCGAACTTCTCGCATTACGCCATCGGCAACGGTACGCAGGGTACGATCAATGTGAAAAATTCTTCCCTCGGGAAGGACGTGACACTCCAAGCAGATAACATCAACTTCGCAGGGGATATGACGCTTGCGGCGGGCAAGACGCTCGTTGTCAACGCCAAGACGGCGGCGAACCAGACGGCGGGCAAGATCAAGGCGGCGAATCTCGCCGCCGTCGGCGGCAACATCGCGCTCGAACAGGCGAACGAAATCGGCACGCTCGCCGCCGACGCGCTCTCCGTCAAGGTCAAGTCCGATGCGCTGACCATCGGCGAGATCACGACGCCTGCGGGCGCATCCGTCCCCTCGCGCACGATTACGGGCGTCAAGGCCGGTGAGTCCGGCGGCACGGCGGGCGACGTCGTGCTTTCGGCGGACGCCATGACCTTCACCGAAGGCGTCGAGGGCAAGGGCAATCTCACCGTGCAGCAGGCAAATGCGGCGACGAACCTCAACGTCGGCGCGACGGGTACAGGGCTGACCCTGCCCGCGAATCTCTTCGGCGGCAATAAGATCAAGGACGGCTTCAAGCACGTCTACCTCGGTCGCGAAGACGCGACGGGCGCGACGAATGTCGGCGGCAATCTGAACTTCGTCGATCCGACGACGATCCGCTCTGGTGCTACGGCAGGCTCGATGACGGTCGACGGCTCGGCAAACATTCGGACGAACGGCAACGACTTTGCACTCGAATCGAAGAATTTGACGACGGCGGCGGGAAGCAATGTCGATACGGGCACGGGCGCACTCACGCTCAAGACCGACGCGATCGACCTCAACGGCAAGATGAAGGGAAAGAAGGCGCTCAATATCCTGCCGATCTCGCACGATCGCGACATCAAGCTCGGCGGCGAAGTGAACGATTCCGCGAAGCTCTCGCTGCTCGACAAGTATTTCAATGGAAACAACCGTCAGTTCTGGGAGTATGAGATCATCAACATCGGCGACCGTGGCGGCGGCGGACGTCTCTATCAGAGCGGCACGATCGACATGCCGTTCACCGTCAACATCCAGCAGGCGATCACGAGCGGCCAAGGCGGCGTCAACCTCTCCGGCTCGATCAAGACGCACGGCAGGGACTATACCGTCGCCAGCCGTGAAGTCAATCTCGACGATGCGCATATCAATGCCGACGGCGCCGACCGCGATCATGACGGTAACGTCGCCATCCAGGCGGACAAGCTCAACACGGCGAACGGCAGCACGATCACGGGGCACGGCGATGTGTCCTTCGACACCTATACGCCGGGCAAGACGCTCAACTTCGGCACGCCCGGCGCGGGCGGCTCTGCCTCCGATCCTACGTTTCCTTCCGACATCTTCAGCGGCACGGGGCTTCTGCAGAAGAACCCCGACGGCAAGGGCTTCCGCAAAATCCGCATCGGCGGAACGAATGCAGGCGATATCAAGGTCGGTAATGTCGACCTGCCCGAGGGGCTTGCCGATGCCGTATCCATCAAGACGAACAAAGATATCACCTCGACGGGTGTCTTGAAATCCGTTCCGACGCTCGAAGTAGATGCACATAACGTAAATCTCACGGGGCCGAACGAGATCAAGAATCTCGGCAATATCACGTCCGCGACGGGCGTTTCCGTCGAGACGAAGGGCGGAACGAACGTCACGGGGGTTATCAAGGGGAATAACGCCGCCATCAATATCAAGAACAAGGACGGCGGCAACGTCACGATTGCGCCCGGCGGGCAGATCGTCGGCACGGGCACGTCCGATGTCCTCATCGAGGCGAAGGGCGGCGCCTTCAAGAACAAGGGCGGCGCGAACGCCATCAAAACTGACCCCGGTCAGCGCTATGTCGTGCATACGGAGGACTCCGTCGAGAACGAGATCGACGGGCTTGTATTCCAGTTCCGCCGCTATGGCACGGACTACACGGCGCGTGGCTCGGTCACGATTCCTGCGGGTCAGAACGCGATGTTCTACAGGTATCAGCCCGAGCTGAAGCTCTATTCGACGCGTGCCTATGGCGACGATAACTCGGCGTTCTTCAACTCGACTGCGGGCTTCTATATCCAGGACGACGGCAACGAGAAGCGCCGTGCGCTCGATAAGGCTGAGGTCGACTATATCCGTGACCATGTTGGTGATTCAAATACGCATAGTTTCGGCACAACGGACCAGACGAATGTCAATGCCGACATCCATACGGCAGACGGCACGGTGACGAATGCGGCAAATGATGTGACCATGCGTGCAGGTGCACGCACCTACGGGTCGGCTTCCACGATTCCCAATGAGACAATCACCTATACGGGGCATAACGACCTCAACTACAAGATTACGGTCGACTACCGCATCGTGCCGCGCGAAGTCACGGTCACGGGCAAGACGGAGACCGTCGACTATAACGGCAATCCGCACAATTACACCGGAATGAACGGCGTTACCTTCACGAACTTCGCGAACAGCCAGACGGCGGCGACGCCGGGACTGCTCTCGGGGGCTGTTTCCTATACCCCGATTGCGGACGCGACGAAGACGACGGGCTACGCGCAGGGCGCTGTCCATGCGGGCGAATACAGTGTTGACCTGAAAAACAGCACGCTTTCCGCGACGAACTACAAGTTCAAGTACGTTCCGGGCAAGCTCACCATTAAGCCCATCGACATTCACTTCACCGCGCCGAGCGGCGAGCGCATTTACGGCACGTCGAACGACAGCGTGACCATGACGTCGAGCACGACGCATACGGGCACGCTCCTTTCGGGCGACAGCTTCGCCAAGTATACGGTCACGGCGACCGACGGTACGAATGACGTCACCGAGCGCACGGGCGTCGGCACTTACACGATGACCTTGAAGGGTGCGGCGCTCGCCGCGGGCAGCCGCAGCCTTGCGACGGACTACCATATCACGTCCGATCCCGGCACGCTGACCATCAAGAAGCGTGCGCTGACCGTCACGGCGGGCGACAAGAGCCGCGCTTACGGCGACGCCAATGCAACGGCGGGCTATATCAACAACACGGCGAAGGTCAACGTCGCTGCGGCTACCGCGACGGCGGGACTCGTCAACGGCGATGCGATTGACGATGTGACGGAGACGATTGACCCGACAGCAACCGTTACGACGAATGCCGGTACGGCAGGTCTTTGGACAAAGGCGAGCGCCGCGCACTTCTCGTCGGGGACGGCAAACAATTACAACATCACCTACGTTGACGGACACTTCAACATCACGAAGCGTGCCTTGACACTCGTCGCGGGCGACAAGAGCCGCATCTACGGCACGGCGAACACGACGGCGGGCTACGTCAATGGCACGGGACTCTTCCGTGTCAAGGCGGGCACGAACCTCGTCAACGGCGATACGGTTTCGACCGTCACGGAGACGATTGATTCGCGTGCGACCGTGACGACGGATGCAGGAACGGCAGGACTCAAGACGAAGATAGCAAATGCCGTCTTCGGCACGGGAAATGCCGCGAACTACGACATCTCCTACGAGGACGGCGGCTTCGCCATCACGCCGCGCGACTTGACGCTCCGTGCGGGAAGCAAGACGCGCATCTACGGCACGGAGAACTCGACCGCCGTCTACACGGGCGGCACATCGAAGTTCCGCGCCGACGCTGCGACGGCGACGACGGGACTCGTGCACGGCGACGCGGTCGCTGATGTCGATGAATCGACGGACGCCCTCGTTACGACGAACGCCGGCACGGCGGGACTCAAGACGCAGATCGCAAATGCACGCCTCATGGGCAATCGTAAGGCGTCGAACTACAATATCCACTACGTCGACGGTGGCTTTGCAATCACGAAGCGCGACCTCTATATCCAGGCGGGCGACAAGAGCCGCGCCTACGGCGCAGCGAACAGTCTGGCGCACTATGTGAACGGCACGAGCCGGATCAATGTGCGCCAGACCGATGCGACGACGGGACTGGTGAACGGCGATGCGATTTCCTCCATCACGGAGACGATCGATCCGCTGGCGACCGTCACGACGGACGCGGGCACGCCGCACCTCTGGACGCGCGTCTCTGACGCGCAGTTCGGCTCGGGTTTTGCATCGAACTACGTGATTCACCATGCGGACGGCAGTTTTGCCATCGTGCCGCGCGAAGTCCTCGTCACGGCGGGCAGCGCTTCGCGCGACTACGGTGAGCCGAATCCCGTCGTCACCGAATACACGGTCGAGCGCGGCGACTTTATGTCAGAGCGCGGTCTCTTGGCGGGCGACAACCTCACGGGCGTCACGACCTACTACGATGCCGCCATCACGCCGCAGACGGCGTCGGGGCTTCATGCAGGCGTCATCCACGTCGATCCCGCCTCCGTCAATGCAGGCTATCAAGGTGCGACGGCGCTTTCCAACTATCGCTTCAGCTATGCGCCCGGCACATTGAAGATCCATCTGCGCGGCTTCGACATGAGCACGCCCGAGGGCAGGGCGGTAACGACGGGCAGCATCACAGCGTCCCAGATCGTAGCGAACCTCAGTCATGGTCACATGGGCGGTGTCAGTGCCATGTCGGGCGGCATTGGTGGCACGAGCGCAAGCGGCAGCAGTGTCGGTGGCACGAGCGTGGGCGGCGGTGCAGGAAGCATCGGCGGCACGACGGGCGGCGGTGCGAGCAGCTTCGGCGGTACAAGCGCAAGCGGAGGCAGCGCCGGCGGCTTTGGCGGCACGGGCGGCGTCGGCGGCAAAACCGTCGGTGCGAGCAATGGCGGCGGTACGAGCACAAGTGCAGGAAGCAGCACAAGTGCAGGCAGTAGTGCCAACACCGGCAGCAGCAATACCAGCGCCGGCATAGGCTCAGTTGTAGGCGTATCGTCTGCTGAGCAGCTGCACGATACATCGTTTGCCGACGGCATCGCCGTCGACATGCCGAAAGATCTGGCGGCGACGAGCTGGCAGAGCCGTGTTGTCGTCGCGTCGGGCGGCGCATCCGAAGCGCACGACTACGTCGAAGGCGCGGACGGCTCCTTCGGCTTCGACCTCGCCAAGACGCGCGGCAACTACGGTATCCACGACGAGATTCCGGGCGGCACGGCAGAAGCCATCCCCGTCCTCTTCACGGACGGCGGCTCGCGTGACCTTGACGGCATCTACTCCGTCAACTATGGCGCAGGCAAACTCGCCATCAAGCCTGCTTCGAAGAAGGTCGAGATTCCCGATCCCAAGGAAATCCGAAGCTCGGCAGAAAAGGCACTTAGCTTCCTCTACCAGACGCAGAACGGCGCCTTCCAAGTCACCTTCGGCAACGGCATCGTCACGCTCTACCCGAAGGACGATGCGGCGCTCAACATCGTCGTCGGCAAGGAAAAAAAGGCCGAGCGCGCCGTCCTCGCCTCCGGTCTTTTGACCGCCATCGAGGACCTCGGCGTCACTCCCGTGGAGATCCGCGCCGTCTACATCTTCAAGGAACTCGACGAAAGCGCAGAATAA